The following proteins are encoded in a genomic region of Dysgonomonas mossii:
- a CDS encoding hybrid sensor histidine kinase/response regulator transcription factor, whose amino-acid sequence MKIKLLFLFTLIAFMPIQAQQYNIKQLGLEQGLSSNYVVSVTQDKRGFLWFATESGLNRFDGNKFKVYKKNGTSESNNISGNELNKVYADKYEDKIWIATQREGLNMFDCKTETFKHYKHTTESKTGIITNDITDITSSKDGNLWLSTYHRGVDYFDKKTETFTHYNRTTIPNMVSNNVWSVMEDNKGFVYIGHVSSGLSILSLKDKKIKNFRHDANNKESLPGDEVKTIYVDKNDNIWIGTNNGLALFNSDKESFTTFRHNPQNKQSLISNYIYTINQVSDGKLWVGTEKGGISVLDLKQNMFLTPQSIPFENISYDDGYRGLSNPTIRSIYQDSFNNMWIGTYGGGINFISHHPTDFNTWIYSPIPGLKNTLNNPTAWGICVDKYDRIWVGTDGGGINLFANGERVQIFDKKTNKITDDAILAAIKDSEDNLWFGTFNGGVNIYDQKRNDIQKCLIDDRSRDIRCFFEDKEKNMWIGCNNGLYKYNIITKQGQLYSTDNSDLSDNLVRAISKDDKDQIWIGFFGEGLAVFDKNLKIIKTFKTDKGFPSNTVDNIYKDNRGQMWVATGEGLVCFTSPGKTDEYIVLNTQNGITNSHIRAITEDKQGNIWFSTNRGINRFIPSLNKVYNYNHYNGIPLGDFMSGSVTKDSKGTIYFGSQNGLCYFNPESIPTTIELPETIITGFRIYGNQTNTFENEIYKPITSIIELKYNQNTFNVSFNVLDYSLNHLVDYAYMLKGLEDLWYNTQDENAITFRNVPPGTYELQIKSRVKNQEWSDSITSLKIIVNPPIWLTWWAKTLYILTVLGIVFLILRFYKRKLDLENTLTLEKKNHIQEQELNNERLRFFTNITHELRTPLTLILGPLEDLQADTNLHEKHASKISVIYRSATRLLNLINQILEFRKTETQNKKLCVYKSDISQLVQEIGLRYRELNTNKRISVNTIIDTQNINLYFDPDAVITILENLLSNAFKYTQKGNITLTLRDVTENNINYTEIEVSDTGKGIPTESISKIFDRYYQAERDQQLSGTGIGLALVQNLVSIHQGSISVESKPGEGSIFRFRILSDNTYPDALHINDTNNDIIENGIETKDTENSDSKQIILIIEDNEDIRDYIYSSLSEQYKVYTANNGKQGLKAAYKHIPDIIISDIMMPEMDGFELSKILKEDVRTSHIPIVLLTAKDSIQDRTEGYNIGVESYITKPFSATLLQSRIVNLLEARKKIAELINNNTTNKNVIITESLSKIDNEFIEKVTTIIEDNLDSDKVDVTFIADKMNMSHSTLYRKIKALSGISANEFIRKVRIRNAEQLLLTGKYTISEISYMVGINSITYFRQCFKEEFGMVPSEYIKQIMNKK is encoded by the coding sequence ATGAAAATAAAGCTTCTCTTTCTCTTTACCCTAATAGCTTTTATGCCAATTCAGGCTCAACAGTATAACATAAAACAGCTAGGCTTGGAACAGGGTCTTTCTAGTAATTATGTTGTAAGCGTCACTCAAGATAAAAGAGGTTTTTTATGGTTTGCCACCGAATCAGGGTTAAACAGATTTGATGGTAATAAGTTCAAGGTTTACAAAAAAAATGGGACATCAGAATCAAACAATATTAGCGGAAATGAACTGAATAAAGTATATGCTGACAAATATGAAGATAAAATATGGATCGCAACCCAGCGGGAAGGATTAAATATGTTTGATTGCAAAACTGAAACATTCAAACACTACAAACACACAACGGAAAGTAAAACAGGCATTATAACGAACGACATAACTGACATTACCTCATCTAAAGATGGCAATTTATGGCTTTCTACATACCATAGAGGGGTGGATTATTTTGATAAGAAAACCGAAACATTTACACATTACAATCGTACTACCATTCCGAATATGGTTAGTAACAATGTATGGTCTGTAATGGAGGACAATAAAGGATTTGTATATATAGGGCATGTGTCATCCGGTTTGAGTATTTTGTCTCTAAAGGATAAGAAAATAAAGAATTTCAGGCATGATGCCAACAATAAAGAAAGCTTGCCAGGAGATGAAGTAAAAACAATATATGTAGATAAGAATGACAATATATGGATAGGAACAAACAATGGTTTAGCTCTTTTCAACAGTGATAAAGAATCATTTACGACATTCAGACATAACCCTCAAAATAAACAATCGCTCATATCCAATTATATATATACAATAAATCAGGTAAGCGATGGTAAACTATGGGTTGGTACAGAAAAAGGAGGAATAAGTGTTCTGGATTTGAAACAGAATATGTTTCTTACCCCTCAAAGTATTCCCTTTGAGAATATCTCATACGATGATGGTTACAGGGGCCTTTCTAATCCGACAATACGCAGTATATACCAAGATTCTTTCAACAATATGTGGATTGGCACATATGGAGGTGGAATTAACTTTATCAGTCATCACCCCACAGACTTTAATACATGGATCTATTCTCCTATACCCGGATTAAAAAATACATTGAATAACCCTACAGCATGGGGCATATGTGTAGACAAATATGATCGCATCTGGGTGGGTACGGATGGTGGAGGCATCAATCTTTTTGCAAATGGAGAAAGGGTACAGATATTTGATAAAAAAACAAATAAAATTACTGATGACGCCATATTGGCGGCAATTAAAGATTCTGAAGATAATCTATGGTTTGGGACATTCAACGGTGGAGTAAACATTTATGATCAAAAAAGAAACGACATACAAAAATGCCTGATAGATGACAGGAGCAGAGATATAAGGTGTTTCTTTGAGGATAAGGAGAAAAATATGTGGATCGGGTGCAATAACGGTTTATACAAATATAACATTATAACAAAACAAGGCCAACTCTATTCTACCGACAATTCCGATTTATCGGATAATCTTGTTCGTGCTATATCAAAAGATGACAAAGATCAAATATGGATTGGTTTTTTCGGTGAGGGGCTTGCCGTCTTTGACAAGAATCTCAAAATCATAAAGACATTCAAAACAGACAAAGGGTTCCCGTCCAACACCGTAGACAACATATACAAAGATAACAGAGGGCAAATGTGGGTTGCCACTGGAGAAGGCTTAGTATGCTTTACCTCCCCCGGAAAAACTGATGAATATATTGTCCTCAATACACAGAATGGAATTACAAACAGCCACATCAGAGCTATAACAGAAGACAAGCAAGGAAATATATGGTTTAGCACCAATAGAGGCATAAACAGATTTATTCCATCTCTAAATAAAGTTTATAATTACAATCATTATAATGGAATCCCTTTGGGTGACTTTATGAGTGGGTCTGTCACAAAAGATTCTAAAGGTACAATCTACTTCGGATCTCAAAATGGACTATGCTACTTCAATCCTGAATCAATCCCAACAACAATAGAGCTACCTGAGACTATTATCACCGGATTCAGAATTTATGGAAACCAAACAAATACATTTGAAAATGAGATCTATAAACCCATAACATCCATTATCGAATTAAAATACAACCAAAACACATTTAATGTGTCATTCAATGTCCTTGATTATTCACTCAATCATTTAGTAGACTATGCATACATGTTAAAGGGGTTAGAAGATTTATGGTATAACACACAGGATGAAAATGCAATTACTTTCCGCAATGTACCTCCCGGAACATACGAGTTGCAGATAAAATCGAGAGTAAAAAATCAGGAATGGTCAGACTCTATAACATCATTAAAAATTATTGTAAATCCGCCGATATGGCTTACTTGGTGGGCAAAGACCCTGTATATACTGACTGTCTTAGGCATTGTTTTTCTTATACTTCGCTTTTATAAACGAAAGCTGGATTTGGAAAATACTCTCACTTTAGAAAAGAAGAACCATATACAGGAACAAGAATTGAATAATGAGAGACTTCGGTTCTTTACGAATATAACTCACGAGCTACGCACTCCCTTAACGCTGATACTTGGCCCATTAGAAGATTTACAAGCAGATACAAATCTACATGAAAAACATGCGTCTAAAATATCGGTCATATACAGAAGCGCAACACGCTTATTGAACCTCATCAATCAGATATTGGAATTCAGAAAAACTGAGACACAGAACAAGAAACTTTGTGTATACAAAAGTGATATATCCCAATTAGTTCAAGAAATAGGATTAAGATACAGAGAACTCAACACCAACAAGCGCATTTCTGTTAATACTATAATAGATACTCAAAATATTAATCTATATTTTGACCCCGATGCAGTAATTACAATCCTAGAAAATCTATTATCCAATGCATTCAAATACACACAAAAAGGAAATATAACACTCACTCTAAGAGATGTAACTGAAAACAATATAAATTATACGGAAATAGAAGTAAGCGATACAGGAAAGGGTATTCCTACAGAATCGATATCCAAAATATTCGACAGATACTATCAGGCTGAAAGAGATCAACAACTATCAGGAACAGGTATCGGATTAGCTCTTGTGCAAAATCTGGTATCAATACATCAAGGAAGCATATCAGTAGAGAGCAAACCCGGAGAAGGCTCTATATTTCGTTTCAGAATACTGTCTGACAATACTTATCCCGACGCCTTACATATCAATGATACTAACAATGATATTATTGAAAACGGCATTGAAACCAAAGACACTGAAAATTCTGATTCCAAACAAATCATACTCATTATAGAAGATAATGAAGATATCAGGGACTACATTTACAGCTCCTTATCGGAACAATACAAAGTATACACGGCTAATAATGGAAAACAAGGTCTAAAAGCAGCTTATAAACACATTCCTGACATTATCATAAGTGATATCATGATGCCTGAAATGGATGGTTTTGAATTAAGCAAGATTTTAAAAGAAGACGTAAGAACCAGCCATATTCCTATTGTACTTCTTACAGCTAAAGATTCAATACAAGACCGTACCGAAGGTTATAACATCGGTGTCGAATCTTATATCACCAAACCTTTCAGTGCCACACTATTGCAAAGCCGTATTGTAAATTTACTGGAAGCCAGAAAGAAAATTGCCGAACTGATAAACAATAATACTACAAATAAAAACGTCATTATAACAGAATCTTTAAGTAAAATAGATAACGAATTTATCGAAAAAGTAACCACGATTATCGAAGACAACTTGGATTCAGATAAAGTGGATGTAACTTTTATTGCAGACAAAATGAATATGAGCCATTCTACACTTTACCGAAAAATTAAAGCTCTTTCCGGTATATCTGCCAATGAGTTTATAAGAAAAGTAAGAATACGCAACGCAGAACAATTACTTTTAACAGGTAAATATACAATATCTGAAATATCCTACATGGTAGGAATAAACAGTATCACGTATTTCAGGCAGTGTTTTAAAGAAGAATTTGGTATGGTACCATCAGAATATATAAAGCAAATAATGAATAAGAAATGA